Proteins from a genomic interval of Fusarium oxysporum Fo47 chromosome I, complete sequence:
- a CDS encoding mediator complex subunit MED14-domain-containing protein, with the protein MSDPAGEIVHITQGYIPLSKVLTRLAQSTHNALQDQIAALAKMPLPAAAMNGNSTVLNSDVEDGSGENIAKKTSILNFAMREHRKWVKALVITEWSRKADMVSKLIDLRFHLQGQEVLFSGALDVMGHVKRDLTFARMPSPDLKTALQVLSTGEAAWMPDLSYIEPPPLTRQEQIQWISDLDTQLSLRLNLEDFDKIPYHFRNYEIDSGRVTFKVAGEFEVDLTIADEDFEKQFWFIDFRFAFEPAASSIPDGLKNYLEGQVNDILSKDGLLGCYQFLHELVLTHKLNELKRQAIQLSRGSWTGTLKVEPLNRALAIQYWTSRAQLGSPKSWILIAVNSGRKPNGQPDPKSSSHLMAKWYRDNKEVKDTNISFDADNLSAETLMKTVIGRHVEFLLGSIHSRLQAFPRFQNRDAAMILNISHDDPATSFLSMQVGYKDSASLLVEPTTGVFAVKPHSKFTIQHEHLLNNGKNPADDGATCLENVRCGVMEDELIRRGSTTGWNTKKSPLSKDELRSLTNTREWTKTIWLQRTGWDPNWFVMVMLSPSGDAWWLVDASRNANGQSNRLSSKLPLNKGYPHLEDEFWNNLTLFATGMIAQAVDQHELYRQNIKFLLQDTRNWSLPQQVRLPTLEISLSDIFPSMVFNMAEKDNAKAANESNAGTETARLGPVAPTASTPGISTRQPWAHDIVSIRFKGVEPVDKEASGAGGPISDVSFMCISDAIIKVRKPTKFAMLKGHMVGRDVSWKARTGEFCLRMRSNIGLSILENLKARVKAVDRFVSFFESLDKARGFIKAESVSLKEVTFSYGPPASQTVEDAEVSRLWRVALNLSNNDIDIQVQETNPHLPVTDLMQKLVNGANGIGALMDWLPASLPTMEAFKKIREAWSDIEARRQGRFKFIMNSTDEMSFQYLLAGTGPGNQQVQRSITFLGQIKQRRGEPWWHIERKIPSSGWPSLNDEFSAALKPVWDGKGDDWSGLVTGATGRPENGIIGLLLAIDEAIRPLAGSTFQNNSEVVILE; encoded by the exons ATGAGCGATCCTGCCGGCGAAATAGTCCACATCACTCAGGGCTATATACCACTCTCCAAGGTTCTCACGCGACTCGCGCAATCGACACACAATGCGCTCCAAGATCAGATTGCCGCACTGGCAAAGATGCCTTTGCCTGCTGCCGCCATGAATGGAAACTCGACGGTACTGAACAGCGACGTTGAAGACGGATCTGGCGAAAATATCGCCAAGAAGACATCGATACTGAACTTTGCTATGAGAGAGCATCGGAAATGGGTCAAAGCGCTTGTTATTACAGAATGGAGCCGAAAGGCCGACATGGTTAGCAAGCTTATTGACCTGAGATTTCACCTCCAAGGGCAAGAGGTCTTGTTCTCCGGAGCCTTGGATGTTATGGGTCACGTCAAAAGGGATTTAACATTTGCGAGAATGCCAAGTCCTGACCTGAAAACAGCCCTCCAGGTATTGTCAACTGGAGAGGCCGCTTGGATGCCTGAT CTCTCCTATATCGAGCCACCCCCCCTAACACGACAGGAACAAATTCAATGGATCAGCGATCTCGATACTCAACTATCATTGCGACTTAACCTCGAAGATTTCGACAAGATCCCATATCACTTCAGAAACTACGAAATCGATTCCGGCCGAGTAACCTTTAAAGTTGCGGGAGAATTCGAGGTTGATCTCACAATCGCAGACGAAGATTTCGAGAAACAGTTTTGGTTCATCGACTTCCGGTTCGCTTTTGAGCCAGCAGCATCCTCGATTCCTGACGGTCTGAAGAATTATCTAGAGGGGCAGGTAAATGATATCCTCAGCAAAGACGGACTGTTAGGATGTTATCAATTCCTACACGAACTGGTCCTCACACATAAGCTCAACGAGCTCAAGAGACAAGCAATTCAACTTAGCAGAGGTTCATGGACGGGAACACTCAAGGTCGAGCCACTCAATCGAGCGCTGGCAATTCAATATTGGACTTCGCGCGCACAGCTTGGTAGTCCGAAGAGTTGGATCTTAATCGCCGTCAACAGCGGTCGGAAGCCAAATGGCCAACCTGACCCCAAGTCGTCAAGTCACTTGATGGCGAAATGGTATCGAGACAACAAGGAGGTGAAGGACACGAATATCTCTTTCGATGCCGACAATTTATCAGCCGAGACCCTCATGAAGACGGTTATTGGCCGTCATGTTGAATTCCTTTTGGGCAGCATACACAGCAGATTGCAGGCCTTCCCTCGTTTTCAAAATCGAGATGCTGCTATGATTTTGAACATCTCTCACGATGATCCCGCGACTTCATTTTTAAGTATGCAGGTCGGTTACAAAGACAGCGCATCTTTGCTTGTGGAGCCAACAACCGGTGTTTTCGCTGTGAAGCCTCATTCGAAGTTCACTATTCAACATGAGCATTTATTAAATAACGGAAAGAATCCGGCAGATGACGGCGCAACATGCTTGGAGAATGTGAGATGTGGAGTCATGGAAGATGAGCTTATTCGCCGCGGAAGCACGACAGGTTGGAATACCAAGAAGAGTCCTCTGAGCAAGGACGAGTTGAGATCTTTGACCAATACCCGCGAATGGACCAAAACTATTTGGCTTCAGAGAACTGGCTGGGACCCAAACTGGTTTGTTATGGTCATGCTGAGTCCGAGCGGGGATGCTTGGTGGCTTGTTGATGC CAGCCGAAATGCAAATGGACAGTCGAATCGCTTGTCATCGAAGCTTCCTCTCAATAAGGGCTATcctcatcttgaagatgagtTCTGGAACAACCTAACCCTGTTCGCGACTGGTATGATTGCTCAGGCAGTGGACCAACACGAGCTTTATCGGCAAAACATCAAGTTCCTACTGCAAGACACAAGAAACTGGTCTCTTCCCCAGCAGGTCCGACTCCCGACCCTCGAAATCTCTCTCTCAGACATCTTCCCATCCATGGTCTTTAACATGGCAGAGAAGGATAATGCAAAGGCTGCAAATGAGTCCAACGCTGGTACAGAGACTGCTAGGCTTGGACCAGTTGCGCCAACTGCTTCCACACCGGGCATTTCAACCAGGCAACCATGGGCGCACGATATTGTCTCAATCAGGTTCAAGGGGGTTGAGCCTGTAGACAAAGAAGCCTCTGGTGCAGGTGGCCCCATCTCAGATGTTTCTTTCATGTGCATTTCCGATGCTATCATCAAGGTCCGCAAACCTACGAAGTTCGCCATGCTCAAGGGCCACATGGTTGGTCGTGATGTCTCTTGGAAAGCGCGAACGGGCGAATTTTGCTTACGAATGCGTTCAAATATCGGACTATCTATCTTGGAGAACCTGAAGGCTCGGGTCAAAGCCGTGGATCGGTTTGTCAGCTTCTTTGAATCATTGGATAAGGCGAGGGGCTTTATCAAGGCCGAGTCAGTGAGTTTGAAGGAGGTGACTTTCTCTTATGGACCTCCAGCATCACAGACGGTTGAGGACGCTGAGGTTTCGCGTCTCTGGAGAGTGGCACTGAATCTCTCCAACAATGATATTGACATCCAGGTGCAGGAGACTaatcctcatcttccagtCACTGATTTGATGCAAAAGCTTGTCAATGGTGCGAATGGTATTGGGGCTCTTATGGACTGGCTCCCCGCGTCCCTGCCAACCATGGAAGCTTTCAAGAAGATCAGGGAGGCATGGTCAGATATCGAAGCCCGTCGTCAGGGACGATTCAAGTTTATAATGAATTCAACGGATGAGATGTCATTTCAGTACCTCCTTGCCGGGACTGGCCCTGGAAACCAACAGGTCCAGCGCAGCATCACATTCCTCGGCCAAATCAAGCAGCGTCGAGGCGAGCCATGGTGGCATATCGAGCGGAAGATTCCCTCCAGCGGCTGGCCTTCTTTAAATGATGAATTCTCTGCAGCACTGAAGCCCGTTTGGGATGGGAAGGGGGATGATTGGAGCGGTCTTGTCACTGGAGCAACAGGCCGACCAGAGAATGGCATCATCGGTCTTCTTCTAGCCATCGACGAAGCTATCCGGCCACTGGCTGGCTCGACTTTCCAAAACAACTCGGAGGTGGTCATCTTGGAGTAA
- a CDS encoding pyridoxal phosphate-dependent transferase → MLPAVRGSRLGPLVRHGRSLHTTSRCLSSAEAAPAARPAHYDTSQQLSAIDAVKERRLKAGKLVAGVAAASDSDMFKGPTTGLPKSKRWDNHLSQESRVREPCTLKQAARYMKKPGLISLGGGLPSSEVFPIAELGFKVPVAPKFSEKETEESGQTVTIGKYDVRDRGGTYDLSIACNYGQATGSPQMMRYLTEHTEIVYNPPYADWKVCQTIGSTGALEEALRMFCDKDRGDSILTEDFSFSTALETVGPLGVKAFGVAIDEEGLVPEAMDALLSNWDAKERGSRKPHVLYTVPSGQNPTGATQGAERRKAIYAVAQKHDLYIIEDEPYYFLQMQPYTGRDQPEVPPPETVEEFVSSLILSLLSIDVDGRVMRMDSFSKVLVPGSRLGWITASEQIVERYIRHAEVASQGPSGFSQVILYKLLDETWGHEGYLRWLMNLRLEYTKKRNALLAACEDHLPSDLASWTPPVAGMFMWINIDHTKHPEAGKRSIVDIEEEIFNSCIENGVLIARGSWFLTEKDKAPPGLFFRATYASATPENMNKAIERFGKAVRDSFGRK, encoded by the exons ATGCTCCCAGCTGTGAGAGGATCACGGCTTGGGCCATTGGTTCGACATGGTCGCTCACTTCATACCACATCGCGGTGTCTGTCAAGCGCTGAGGCTGCCCCGGCTGCCCGTCCAGCGCATTATGATACCTCACAGCAGCTCTCCGCTATCGATGCCGTGAAGGAGAGACGACTGAAAGCGGGAAAGCTTGTGGCTGgagttgctgctgcttcagATAGCGACATGTTCAAAGGACCG ACTACCGGACTACCCAAATCTAAGCGATGGGATA ACCATTTGAGTCAGGAGAGTAGAGTGCGAGAACCATGCACTCTCAAGCAAGCAGCTCGCTACATGAAGAAACCTGGCCTTATCTCACTGGGCGGTGGCCTGCCGTCCAGTGAAGTTTTCCCCATCGCTGAACTCGGTTTCAAAGTCCCCGTCGCACCAAAGTTCTCCGAGAAAGAGACTGAAGAATCGGGTCAAACTGTAACAATTGGAAAATATGACGTGAGAGATCGCGGAGGCACTTATGACTTGTCCATTGCTTGCAACTACGGCCAAGCTACGGGATCCCCGCAGATGATGAGATACTTGACCGAACACACTGAGATTGTGTATAACCCTCCCTATGCAGACTGGAAAGTTTGCCAGACAATCGGCAGCACCGGAGCATTAGAAGAGGCGTTGCGAATGTTCTGTGACAAGGATCGTGGCGACTCAATACTCACTGAAGATTTCAGCTTCTCGACTGCCCTGGAAACAGTTGGTCCTCTTGGTGTGAAGGCATTTGGCGTGGCGATTGACGAAGAGGGCCTCGTCCCCGAGGCTATGGATGCTCTCTTGTCAAACTGGGATGCTAAAGAACGAGGTTCGAGGAAGCCTCATGTGCTGTATACTGTTCCCTCAGGACAGAATCCCACAGGCGCAACACAGGGAGCCGAGAGACGAAAGGCCATCTATGCCGTGGCGCAAAAGCATGATCTATACATCATCGAAGATGAGCCATACTACTTCCTCCAGATGCAACCCTACACGGGTCGCGACCAACCTGAAGTACCACCACCAGAGACGGTTGAGGAGTTTGTCTCGTCTCTCATTCTCTCACTTCTAAGCATCGATGTTGACGGACGAGTTATGCGCATGGACTCCTTCTCAAAGGTCCTCGTGCCAGGCTCTCGTCTTGGTTGGATAACAGCGTCGGAACAAATTGTTGAGCGGTATATTCGACACGCTGAAGTCGCAAGCCAGGGGCCCAGTGGCTTCTCTCAGGTCATTCTATATAAGTTGCTTGATGAGACATGGGGACACGAGGGTTACTTACGATGGCTGATGAATTTGCGACTGGAATATACAAAGAAGCGCAATGCTCTTCTGGCCGCTTGCGAAGATCATCTGCCTAGTGATCTTGCCAGTTGGACTCCTCCTGTCGCTGGCATGTTT ATGTGGATTAATATTGATCATACAAAGCATCCTGAAGCAGGAAAGCGAAGCATCGTCGATATCGAAGAAGAGATTTTCAACTCTTGTATCGAGAATGGTGTTCTTATCGCCCGGGGCTCGTGGTTCTTGACTGAGAAGGACAAGGCACCACCGGGACTCTTCTTCAGAGCGACATATGCATCTGCAACGCCTGAGAATATGAACAAGGCTATTGAAAGATTCGGAAAGGCTGTAAGAGATAGCTTTGGTAGGAAGTAG
- a CDS encoding cytochrome P450, with the protein MGVVEALLEQISVKTTFIVLFVAYGVYSIICRIDEHRRIRRLGRYGPQLKTYAPWSLDLVARFVRSTVKHNNLASWRDGIFGPLNSWTAEARLLGVRTIFTADPANLKAILATQFVDYGKGQPFHAEWKDFLGDSIFTTDGPSWHASRQLIRPQFTRDRVSDLHCFEAHMQTLFKAIANRGPLRGEGQLVDMNNTDGKVLDISDLFFRYTLDVATEFLLGWDVKSLTTPKQEFAEAFNEVQHIQNIIARVGKLRHIIPKYRFWRALNTVNHFINFYIERALRLSPEELASKTKDDHSYTFLHALAGFTRDRTVLRDQIIAVLLAGRDTTAATLSWTLYELGRYPNAVKKLRAEIISTLGTERTPTYEDLKSMSYLKAVLNETLRLYPAVPFNVRLALKDTTLPRGGGPDGSEPLPVLKDSPVAYSTLVMQRRSDLYPPTSDTFADPQIFSPDRWAHWHPKPHDYIPFNAGPRICIGQQFALTEMSYVLVRLFQKFDRVESQMKDIDGGEPLLKADIVLSPGQGVKVAFWEAQN; encoded by the exons ATGGGTGTCGTGGAAGCTCTTCTGGAGCAAATCTCCGTCAAGACTACAttcatcgtcctcttcgtcgccTATGGGGTCTATTCTATCATCTGCCGCATTGACGAACACCGAAGAATTAGACGTCTCGGTCGCTATGGACCTCAATTGAAAACATATGCTCCTTGGA GCCTTGATCTCGTCGCGAGATTCGTCAGATCTACCGTCAAACACAATAACCTGGCATCCTGGAGAGATGGTATCTTTGGACCCTTGAACTCATGGACGGCTGAGGCTCGTCTCCTTGGAGTCCGAACAATTTTCACCGCCGATCCAGCGAACCTCAAAGCAATATTGGCAACCCAATTCGTCGACTACGGCAAAGGACAGCCATTCCACGCAGAATGGAAGGACTTTCTCGGTGATAGTATCTTCACTACTGATGGCCCTTCATGGCATGCTAGTCGCCAACTCATCAGGCCTCAATTTACAAGGGACCGTGTGAGTGACTTGCACTGCTTTGAGGCACATATGCAGACTCTTTTCAAGGCCATTGCAAACCGAGGACCACTTCGAGGCGAGGGTCAACTTGTCGATATGAACAATACAGATGGAAAGGTCTTGGATATCAGCGATTTATTCTTCCGCTATACTCTCGACGTGGCTACGGAGTTTCTTCTCGGGTGGGATGTCAAGTCTCTCAC GACACCAAAGCAAGAATTCGCAGAAGCCTTCAACGAGGTCCAACACATTCAAAACATCATCGCTCGCGTCGGGAAACTCCGCCACATCATCCCCAAGTATCGTTTCTGGCGCGCTCTCAACACGGTCAACCACTTCATCAACTTCTACATTGAACGTGCACTCCGTCTAAGCCCCGAGGAATTGGCTTCCAAGACAAAGGACGATCACAGCTATACGTTTCTGCATGCACTTGCTGGGTTTACACGAGACCGAACAGTGCTCCGTGATCAGATAATCGCTGTTCTGCTTGCGGGGCGAGATACCACTGCTGCGACGCTATCATGGACTCTCTATGAACTTGGCAGGTATCCCAATGCTGTGAAAAAGTTGCGTGCTGAGATCATTTCCACACTTGGGACTGAGCGCACGCCAACATATGAGGATCTCAAGAGTATGAGTTATCTCAAGGCTGTTCTCAACGAAACTCTTCGTCTATACCCGGCTGTTCCTTTCAACGTTCGTCTTGCTCTCAAGGATACGACCCTTCCTCGAGGGGGCGGTCCAGATGGTTCTGAGCCACTCCCCGTTCTGAAGGACTCGCCAGTTGCATATTCCACCCTAGTCATGCAGAGACGTTCAGATCTGTATCCTCCTACCAGCGATACCTTTGCTGATCCTCAGATCTTCAGCCCAGATAGATGGGCCCACTGGCATCCTAAACCCCATGATTATATCCCTTTCAACGCTGGTCCTAGAATTTGCATCGGTCAGCAGTTTGCTTTGACTGAGATGAGCTATGTTCTGGTCCGCCTGTTCCAGAAATTTGATCGTGTGGAGAGTCAGATGAAGGACATTGATGGAGGTGAGCCCCTCCTCAAAGCAGACATTGTCTTGTCACCAGGCCAGGGAGTCAAGGTTGCATTCTGGGAAGCCCAGAATTAG
- a CDS encoding family 20 glycoside hydrolase: MWSKAKALLAIAAFALTPVDAIWPVPKKISTGDKVLFIDQSLDITYNGDFMPYTYKFQPDAGSKFNSKQIVQAGVSRALQAIFNDNFVPWKLRERNSDFEPDLQKKQWVKSLKIVQTEEDDKSTFKPLAGEVDESYSLTLSEKGEASIKAKSSTGILHGLETFLQLFFKHSSGTSWYTPHAPVTIQDAPEYPHRGILLDVARSFFEVEHIKRTIDAMSWSKLNRLHLHITDSQSWPLEIPALPKLAEKGAYRKGLTYSPEDLAGIYEYGVHRGVEVIMEIDMPGHIGVVELAYKDLIVAYNEKPYQWWCKEPPCGAFRMNSTDVYDFLDTLFEDLFPRISPYSAYFHAGGDELNHNDSMLDPGVRSNKTEVLAPLLQKFVDYTHGKIRDAGLTPFVWEEMITEWNMTLGKDVVIQSWLGNGAVKAMAEAGHKVIDSDYNFWYLDCGRGQWLNFDNGEAFKTYYPFNDWCGPTKSWRLIYSHDPRAGLSEEAAKLVLGGEAAVWTETIDSVNLDTIVWPRAAVMGEVLWSGRTDASGQNRSQYDAAPRLAELRERMVARGVSASPIQMPFCTQGNATECAQFDG; encoded by the exons ATGTGgtccaaggccaaggctctCCTGGCCATCGCCGCCTTCGCCCTCACTCCCGTCGACGCCATATGGCCAGTGCCCAAGAAGATCTCAACGGGAGACAAGGTGCTCTTCATCGATCAAAGCCTCGATATCACCTATAATGGAGACTTT ATGCCCTACACTTATAAGTTCCAGCCTGATGCCGGTTCCAAGTTCAACAGCAAGCAGATCGTTCAGGCCGGTGTCTCACGTGCTCTTCAGGCCATATTCAATGACAACTTTGTGCCATGGAAGCTTCGTGAGCGCAACTCGGATTTTGAGCCGGATctgcagaagaagcagtgGGTGAAGTCACTCAAGATTGTCCAAACCGAGGAGGATGACAAGAGCACTTTCAAGCCTCTCGCTGGCGAGGTTGATGAGTCGTATTCACTCACACTTTCTGAAAAGGGTGAGGCCTCTATCAAGGCCAAGTCATCCACGGGTATCCTGCACGGACTCGAGACATTCCTgcagctcttcttcaaacacAGCTCTGGTACTTCATGGTACACGCCACACGCGCCTGTCACCATCCAGGATGCGCCTGAGTATCCCCATCGCGGTATTCTGCTTGACGTTGCCCGTAGTTTCTTCGAGGTTGAACACATTAAGCGCACCATCGATGCCATGTCCTGGAGCAAGCTGAATCGTCTTCACCTTCACATAACTGACTCGCAGTCTTGGCCTCTTGAAATTCCTGCTCTGCCCAAGCTGGCAGAGAAGGGAGCATACCGCAAAGGCCTCACCTACTCTCCCGAGGACCTGGCCGGAATTTACGAGTATGGTGTCCACCGTGGAGTCGAGGTGATCATGGAGATTGACATGCCTGGCCACATCGGTGTGGTTGAGCTTGCGTACAAGGATCTCATTGTCGCATATAACGAGAAGCCATATCAGTGGTGGTGTAAGGAACCACCCTGTGGCGCGTTTCGGATGAACAGCACCGACGTATATGACTTCCTCGACACCTTGTTCGAGGACCTCTTCCCTCGCATCTCCCCATACAGCGCATACTTCCACGCTGGCGGAGATGAGCTCAACCACAACGACTCCATGCTCGACCCGGGTGTGCGCTCCAACAAGACTGAAGTCCTGGCACCTCTCCTGCAGAAGTTTGTCGATTACACTCACGGCAAGATTCGTGACGCTGGGTTGACTCCGTTCGTTTGGGAGGAGATGATTACTGAGTGGAACATGACACTCGGCAAGGATGTTGTGATTCAGTCGTGGCTCGGCAACGGCGCTGTCAAGGCCATGGCTGAGGCTGGTCACAAGGTCATTGACAGCGATTATAACTTCTGG TACCTCGATTGTGGTCGTGGACAATGGCTCAACTTTGATAACGGCGAAGCTTTCAAGACCTACTACCCCTTCAACGACTGGTGCGGTCCCACCAAGAGCTGGCGCCTCATCTACTCACACGACCCTCGTGCCGGTCTGTCTGAGGAGGCTGCCAAGCTTGTCCTTGGCGGTGAGGCCGCCGTATGGACAGAAACCATCGACAGCGTCAACCTTGACACTATCGTCTGGCCCCGCGCCGCTGTTATGGGCGAGGTTCTCTGGTCAGGCCGAACTGACGCCTCAGGCCAGAACAGATCGCAGTACGACGCTGCACCTCGACTGGCTGAGCTGCGCGAGCGCATGGTGGCTCGTGGTGTAAGTGCCTCGCCAATCCAGATGCCTTTCTGCACACAGGGCAATGCTACCGAGTGCGCACAGTTCGATGGATAA